Genomic segment of Pararhodobacter zhoushanensis:
TGCTGGACGACCGAAAACTGTCCGGCGCGCTGGAGGGGGCACTGGTCGCCCGTTTTGGCCGCAAGGCGGTTTTCGACTTGATCGCCACGGTCGGTTTCTATTCCGTGCTTGGCTATCTGCTGCTCAGCTATGACGTGCCGGTTGACGATCAGGTCGCTGCCGAATTGTTAGAAAGGCCGCTCTCGCCCTGACACTAAGTTATTCTCAAAGGCGCGTTCGTCGCGAAATTACTGGGTATCATCGGGGGCTTAACGTTCTCTATCGAAAAAAAGGGCTGAGGTGCTTCCGGGCAGGGCTCATGCTGGCTTTGCAGATGCAGGCATGCATTGAACAACTTAGAAAGCTTTCTCAGGCAGAATGAGACGCGAGGCGCGGGAACAGGGGGTGGCGCGAGATCGTGAAACTTTCACCTGCACGCCCTCACCTGATCCCGCAGCACAGCATAGTCGCTGAGCATCCGAACAGCTATCGCCCACTCCGGCAGCCCTTCAACCTCCCCCGCTGCACGCTCCTGCTCTACCTCATTGTACGCCACCACTGGCGGGCATGGCACCTGCACCTCAGAACCTGCCGTCGCGCAACCTACCAACCAAAGCATCACGATCAGCTGGACGGCGACCGGCGGCATCGAGCATTTGTCTGTGAATGGCATCGTTTCTCTCCCTTGCGTTGAGGCGTTCAGCGGCGCGCCCGACACGTTCCCCGGTGCGGCGCAGGTTGATGAGAAACAGCGCGACCATTGCTGCTGCGAGGAGCAACCCCAGCACCTTGCGCGCCAGGCCGCTCGTGAGGATAGCGGTTGCCCAGCCGATCACCGCCGCCCCCGCTTCCAGTCATCGATGCGGGCGTGGATCGCGACGACGATCCCGCCCAGCGCCACGGCGATGAACACCCAACGCAGGGTGTCGAGGGTGGGCACGAGCGGTTGGATGGACGATTGCGCCTCGGCCAGAATCTCCTGCACGACCTCGACCCCGGCGGCACCGACGGTGGCCGCGCCCGCCGCTCCACCTCCACGCAGCGTCCGGCTGTCGGCCAGCACCTCACGCGCGGGCGGGGTCTCCGTAGCAAACGCTGTCGCGCGGACCGCAAACGGCTCACCCCAGGACCGCGCTGGGCCCAGATCGATGTGCATGAAGCCGGAGCGCGGATAATACCCAAAGCCGAGGAACCCCGCCGCGCGGGCTGCGGCCTCGAATGCCACCGGATCATGGTTTGACATGGCGATGTCGAAGGCGGTGCCTTGCATGTGCCTGGACGCCGGCGCGCCGCCGACGGCGCGGTTGTGCTCGGGGCTGCGATAGGCGGACAGCACAATCAGGGGCTTGGCGAGGCGATTGCGCAGGCGCTGCAGAGCGTCCATCTGTTGATTTGCACTCAGAACTGAGCCGGTTAGGCGGATAATTTTCACTGAGAACTGAGCCATGTGAACCTTTCCCCAAAGCGTTGAGCGGCGGGGGCAACGGAGTGATCCACATGGGACTATTGAACATCATCCGACGGATGCATTTGCGGCAGAAGTTGTCGATCCGCGAGATCGCGCGGCTAAAGGCGTGTCGCGGAATACCGTGACCAAGCATCTGGCGGCGAACACCATCGAGCCAAAATTTGCGACACCGGAGCGGCAAAGTAAGCTTGACCCCTTCGCCGAGAAGCTGGCGGGTTGGCTGAAGACCGAGGCCGGGAAGTCACGCAAGCAGCGGCGCACAGTGAAGCAACTGCATGCCGATCTCGTGGCGCTTGGCTTCACCGGCTCTTATGCCCGGGTCGCAGCGTTTGCGCGACGGTGGCGGGCAGATAGGCAGCGCGAACAGCAGACGACGGGGCGCGGGACCTTTGTGCCGCTGCATTTTGATCCCGGCGATGCCTTCCAGTTCGACTGGAGCGAGGACTTCGCTGTCCTGGGCGGCGAGCGCACAAAGTTGCAGATGGCCCATATCAAGCTGTCGCACAGCCGTGCCTTTTTGCTACGCGCCTATCCGTTGCAGACCCACGAGATGCTGTTCGATGCCCATTGGCACGGCTTCCGCGTTTTTGGGGGCATCCCTGGCCGAGGCATCTACGATAACATGAAGACGGCGGTGGATCGTGTCGGTCGCGGCAGGGAGCGGCAGATCAACATGCGCTTCCTCGCCATGACGAACCACTATGTCTATGAGCCGGAGTTCTGCAATC
This window contains:
- a CDS encoding YcbK family protein, with the protein product MDALQRLRNRLAKPLIVLSAYRSPEHNRAVGGAPASRHMQGTAFDIAMSNHDPVAFEAAARAAGFLGFGYYPRSGFMHIDLGPARSWGEPFAVRATAFATETPPAREVLADSRTLRGGGAAGAATVGAAGVEVVQEILAEAQSSIQPLVPTLDTLRWVFIAVALGGIVVAIHARIDDWKRGRR